A window from Mustela erminea isolate mMusErm1 chromosome 17, mMusErm1.Pri, whole genome shotgun sequence encodes these proteins:
- the CHML gene encoding rab proteins geranylgeranyltransferase component A 2, with protein MADQLPTEFDVVIIGTGLPESILAAACSRSGQRVLHLDSRSYYGGNWASFSFSGLLSWLKEYQQNSAIVEESTASWQGLIHETEEAVTLRKKDETIQHTEVFCYASQDADDGVEEMEALQKSPSSATSSATPDPLHSACLPEETHSLHAASYETPAKDTPKSDGEVSLEVTDVEDTLAKEEYCGDETHIPAVSDGDEDGKKPVEKDSTDQPKRKKITYSQIVKESRRFNIDLVSKLLYSQGLLIDLLIKSNVSRYAEFKNVTRILAFREGKVEQVPCSRADVFNSKELTMVEKRILMKFLTFCLDYEQHPDQYQAFVQCSFSEYLKTKKLTPNLQHFVLHSIAMTESSCSTIDGLKATKNFLRCLGRFGNTPFLFPLYGQGEIPQCFCRMCAVFGGIYCLRHKVQCLVVDKDSGKCKAIIDHLGQRINAKYFIVEDSYLSEETCSNVQYKQISRAVLITDQSILKADSDQQISILVVPPEESGTCAVRVTELCSSTMTCMKDTYLVHLACSSSKTAREDLESVVKKLFTPYSETEVDQEECTKPRLLWALYFNMRDSSGISRSSYEGLPSNVYVCSGPDCALGSEHAVKQAETLFQEMFPNEEFCPPPPNPEDIIFDGDDKQPEAPGANNIIMAKVDSSEGSKNLESPEKQFQN; from the coding sequence ATGGCGGACCAGCTTCCCACAGAGTTTGATGTGGTCATCATAGGGACGGGTCTGCCTGAATCCATCCTTGCAGCTGCGTGTTCAAGAAGTGGCCAGAGGGTTCTGCATCTTGATTCCAGAAGCTACTATGGAGGAAACTGGGCAAGTTTCAGCTTTTCGGGATTGCTCTCCTGGTTGAAGGAGTATCAGCAAAACAGTGCCATTGTGGAAGAAAGTACTGCCTCGTGGCAAGGCCTGATCCATGAAACAGAAGAAGCTGTCACTCTTCGCAAGAAGGACGAAACCATCCAACACACGGAAGTGTTTTGTTATGCCAGTCAGGATGCGGATGACGGTGTTGAAGAGATGGAGGCTCTGCAGAAAAGTCCTTCCTCAGCAACATCCAGCGCCACCCCTGACCCTCTGCATTCCGCATGCTTGCCTGAAGAAACACACTCGTTGCATGCTGCCAGCTATGAAACGCCCGCCAAAGACACTCCAAAAAGTGATGGAGAAGTTTCACTGGAAGTAACTGATGTCGAGGACACCTTGGCAAAGGAAGAGTACTGTGGAGATGAAACCCATATACCCGCAGTTTCAGATGGAGATGAAGATGGAAAGAAACCTGTAGAGAAAGACAGCACTGACcaaccaaagagaaagaagattacTTACTCTCAAATAGTTAAAGAAAGCAGGAGGTTTAATATTGATTTGGTATCAAAGCTGCTGTATTCTCAAGGATTGCTAATTGATCTCTTAATCAAATCAAATGTGAGTCGTTATGCAGAATTTAAAAACGTCACTAGGATTCTTGCGTTCCGTGAAGGAAAAGTAGAACAGGTGCCTTGTTCCAGAGCAGATGTCTTTAATAGCAAAGAACTCACTATGGTTGAAAAGAGGATACTGATGAAATTTCTTACGTTTTGTTTAGACTATGAACAACATCCTGATCAATACCAAGCTTTTGTGCAATGCTCATTTTCAGAgtacttaaaaactaaaaaattaaccCCCAACCTCCAACATTTTGTGCTGCATTCGATTGCAATGACAGAATCATCTTGCAGTACCATAGATGGCCTTAAAGCAACGAAAAACTTCCTTCGCTGTCTTGGACGGTTTGGCAACACcccctttttatttcccttgtatGGGCAAGGAGAAATTCCCCAGTGTTTCTGCAGGATGTGTGCAGTTTTTGGTGGAATCTATTGTCTTCGTCACAAAGTCCAATGCCTGGTAGTTGACAAAGATTCTGGAAAATGTAAAGCAATTATAGATCACTTAGGTCAAAGAATAAATGCTAAATACTTTATTGTGGAGGACAGTTACCTTTCTGAGGAAACCTGCTCAAATGTGCAGTATAAGCAGATCTCCAGGGCAGTGCTCATTACGGATCAGTCTATACTAAAGGCAGATTCAGATCAGCAGATTTCCATTTTGGTAGTGCCTCCAGAGGAATCAGGAACATGTGCCGTTCGTGTCACCGAATTATGTTCTTCGACCATGACGTGCATGAAAGACACCTATCTGGTACATCTGGCCTGTTCATCTTCTAAAACAGCAAGAGAAGACTTAGAGTCAGTCGTGAAGAAGTTATTCACCCCATACAGTGAAACAGAAGTAGACCAGGAAGAATGTACAAAGCCGAGACTCTTGTGGGCTCTTTACTTCAATATGAGAGACTCCTCGGGCATCAGCAGAAGCTCCTATGAGGGCTTACCTTCCAATGTTTACGTCTGCTCTGGGCCTGACTGCGCCCTGGGAAGCGAGCATGCGGTCAAGCAAGCTGAAACGCTTTTCCAGGAGATGTTTCCCAATGAAGAATTCTGCCCCCCGCCTCCAAATCCGGAAGATATTATCTTTGATGGTGATGATAAGCAACCAGAGGCTCCTGGAGCCAATAATATAATCATGGCCAAAGTAGACTCCTCTGAGGGAAGCAAAAACCTAGAAAGCCCAGAGAAGCAATTTCAAAACTAG